A window of the Tunturibacter empetritectus genome harbors these coding sequences:
- a CDS encoding isochorismatase family protein — protein MPTVTPRFSPTDSIILLVDHQSTTIDWVKSLPKATVIASCRVLARMGVTFSIPLFVTTTMEEYVGPTLPEIEEVAPDAFAARFKRGGILSCFDQPELTAALKATRRTNLILAGLTTDICLFWAARDAVRLGYNVNVIADACGTMSTIGDDTTFDRLRALGVTVSVVNQIVTELENDFGSPDGLKAQQILSDEVISKLT, from the coding sequence ATGCCCACCGTCACACCACGGTTCTCGCCCACCGACAGCATTATCCTGCTGGTTGACCACCAATCGACCACCATCGACTGGGTCAAGAGCCTGCCCAAAGCCACTGTTATCGCTAGTTGCCGCGTCCTCGCCCGAATGGGCGTCACCTTCTCGATACCGCTCTTTGTCACCACCACCATGGAGGAATACGTAGGCCCCACGCTGCCCGAGATCGAGGAGGTCGCCCCCGACGCGTTCGCTGCGCGCTTCAAGCGTGGCGGCATCCTCAGCTGCTTCGACCAGCCCGAACTCACGGCTGCCCTCAAGGCCACCCGCCGCACCAACCTCATCCTCGCGGGGCTCACCACCGACATCTGTCTCTTTTGGGCCGCCCGCGACGCTGTGCGTCTCGGCTACAACGTCAACGTCATCGCCGACGCCTGCGGCACCATGTCCACCATAGGCGACGACACAACTTTCGACCGTCTCCGCGCCCTCGGTGTTACTGTCAGCGTCGTCAACCAGATCGTCACCGAGCTCGAGAACGACTTCGGCAGCCCCGACGGTCTCAAAGCCCAACAAATCCTCTCCGACGAAGTCATCTCCAAGCTCACTTAG
- a CDS encoding heavy metal sensor histidine kinase, with translation MSWKPSSRITTVSRLWRTLAFRLTAGYALAGLFLVTIAIVSLYLVLESELDKSTDLFLADKVHVLRTMLQERPDDVDALREEIELESAARQYERFYIRLLDDQNTPVLTTPGMADQLDLAQLAGKTKNHSERTIRIKGSNGHAFRVTSALAQVGLSATHTDTVQIAIDVSQKEELLARYRFWFWVILLGAFAIFPLIGYQIARHGIRPVEEMATTARHISSSNLKERIRPEGYPSELASLAGTFNEMLDRLQESFERISRFSADIAHDLRTPVNNIRGEAEVALARARTSGEYRDVIESCLEEAVRLSDLIGDLLFLARAESPLSYLRRERVDVGELLDQVREYYEASAVDGEVSLTAAVASEPVVAELDRTLLQRAVGNLVANALAHTPPGGTVVLSANADVSTVHIEVSDTGIGIPAEALPRVFDRFFRVDSARSHGSGGTGLGLAIVKSIAQLHGGNVEIVSPPGHGTQVTLQMPVLPARQPTM, from the coding sequence ATGTCCTGGAAGCCGAGTAGCAGAATCACGACAGTCTCGCGCTTGTGGCGTACTCTGGCCTTCCGGCTAACCGCCGGCTACGCACTCGCGGGCTTATTTCTTGTAACCATCGCCATAGTTAGTCTCTACTTAGTGCTCGAGAGCGAACTCGACAAAAGTACTGATTTGTTTCTCGCGGACAAGGTACACGTGCTTCGTACTATGTTGCAGGAAAGACCCGATGACGTGGACGCACTGCGGGAGGAGATCGAGCTGGAATCGGCGGCGCGCCAGTACGAACGTTTTTATATTCGGCTGCTGGATGATCAAAACACCCCTGTGCTAACGACGCCAGGCATGGCAGACCAGTTGGACCTGGCGCAATTAGCCGGCAAAACCAAAAACCACTCAGAGCGCACGATCCGAATCAAAGGCAGCAACGGACACGCTTTTCGCGTTACCAGCGCATTGGCTCAGGTGGGGCTGTCCGCAACTCATACCGACACCGTTCAGATTGCGATTGATGTCTCGCAAAAAGAGGAGCTGCTGGCACGCTACCGGTTCTGGTTTTGGGTCATTCTGCTGGGGGCCTTCGCCATTTTTCCGTTGATCGGGTACCAGATTGCGCGGCACGGCATTCGCCCTGTGGAGGAAATGGCGACAACTGCGCGCCACATTAGCTCGAGCAACCTGAAGGAACGTATCCGTCCGGAAGGATATCCGTCCGAACTGGCATCTCTGGCAGGCACCTTCAACGAGATGCTGGATCGCCTGCAGGAGTCGTTCGAGCGCATTTCGAGGTTTTCGGCAGACATCGCGCACGACCTGCGCACGCCCGTGAATAACATTCGCGGCGAGGCAGAAGTGGCTCTCGCCCGCGCGCGCACTTCCGGCGAATATCGCGATGTGATCGAATCCTGCCTCGAGGAAGCTGTGCGGCTGTCGGATCTGATCGGCGACCTCCTCTTTCTCGCACGGGCGGAGAGTCCGTTGTCCTATTTACGCCGCGAGCGGGTGGATGTGGGCGAATTGCTGGACCAAGTAAGGGAATACTACGAAGCCTCGGCTGTGGACGGCGAAGTTTCGCTCACCGCTGCCGTTGCCAGCGAACCGGTTGTTGCCGAGTTGGACCGCACGCTTTTGCAAAGGGCGGTAGGCAACCTGGTCGCAAATGCGTTAGCTCACACCCCACCCGGCGGAACAGTCGTGTTGAGCGCAAATGCAGATGTTTCCACGGTTCACATCGAAGTCTCCGATACGGGCATCGGTATCCCGGCAGAAGCCCTACCAAGAGTCTTTGACCGCTTCTTCCGAGTCGACTCAGCGCGGTCCCACGGTTCGGGGGGAACTGGCCTAGGGCTGGCAATCGTGAAGAGCATTGCGCAGCTTCACGGTGGCAATGTGGAAATTGTGAGCCCACCGGGACACGGTACTCAGGTTACGCTCCAAATGCCGGTCCTCCCCGCAAGACAGCCGACGATGTAA
- a CDS encoding alginate export family protein — protein sequence MNTRDPFCIAATLALMLLCAHSRLTAQTATPPPYTPQVWDIDWSYLAEPAARDSVAADWTDRLHYIPLGDTRFLSINGQLRERGEYQDHPAFGAQPPDNGYLLQRYLFSADLHLSQRFRTFIQFDSGLIDGRDGGPRPGIDEDKLDVNQGFIDITPFKSADNNLTVRAGRQLISLGSTRLVATGAGLNVEQPFDGFRLTLLAGYWTADGIAVRPTETKTGFLDNEPNPAEELWGLYVSRALPSFHTNLDLYYFGYDHKSVRYAQGTGREQRETIGARIWSHTSTWDYDFEYTGQFGRFNTGEISAMGAGYHLGYTFTHARFAPHPEVDGGVLSGDHNAHDNTLGTFNPLFPNGNYLSQSILLGPFNLIIVRPTFKTALTRKVSSNTNVELLWRQATRDGVYNIVGILTHPPDNSTARSIGTQIQQGFDYNFTRHLSGSLVYEHFFAGEFLKQSPPGHSLNFISPQLTWNF from the coding sequence GTGAACACTCGGGATCCCTTTTGCATCGCGGCGACGCTCGCACTAATGCTGCTATGCGCCCACTCCCGTCTCACCGCCCAAACTGCCACCCCACCGCCCTACACACCTCAGGTCTGGGACATCGACTGGTCCTACCTCGCCGAGCCTGCCGCGCGCGATAGCGTTGCCGCCGACTGGACGGACCGCCTCCACTACATCCCACTCGGCGACACCAGGTTTCTCTCTATCAACGGCCAACTCCGCGAGCGTGGCGAGTATCAGGATCACCCTGCCTTCGGCGCGCAGCCACCCGATAACGGCTACCTCTTGCAGCGTTATCTCTTCAGCGCCGATCTGCACCTCAGCCAGCGCTTCCGCACTTTCATCCAGTTCGACAGCGGCCTTATTGACGGACGCGACGGCGGACCGCGCCCTGGCATCGACGAAGACAAGCTCGACGTCAACCAGGGCTTCATCGACATCACTCCCTTTAAGTCCGCTGATAACAACCTCACGGTTCGCGCCGGTCGCCAACTCATCTCCCTGGGTTCTACACGTCTCGTCGCCACTGGTGCCGGCCTCAACGTCGAGCAGCCCTTCGATGGCTTCCGCCTTACGCTCCTCGCCGGCTACTGGACCGCCGATGGTATCGCTGTGCGCCCCACCGAGACGAAGACCGGCTTCTTGGACAACGAACCGAACCCCGCTGAAGAACTCTGGGGGCTCTACGTTAGCCGGGCGCTTCCGTCCTTCCACACCAATTTGGATCTCTATTACTTCGGCTACGACCACAAGTCCGTCCGCTACGCACAGGGTACTGGTCGCGAGCAGCGTGAGACCATCGGCGCGCGCATCTGGTCCCACACCTCCACGTGGGACTACGACTTTGAATACACAGGCCAGTTCGGCCGTTTCAACACCGGCGAAATTAGTGCCATGGGAGCCGGATATCACCTCGGCTACACCTTTACCCATGCCCGCTTCGCGCCGCACCCTGAAGTTGACGGCGGCGTCCTAAGCGGTGATCACAACGCCCACGACAACACACTCGGCACCTTCAATCCACTGTTCCCCAACGGCAATTACCTCAGTCAGAGTATCTTGCTCGGCCCCTTCAATCTCATCATCGTGCGCCCCACCTTCAAGACAGCGCTCACCCGCAAAGTGAGCAGCAACACTAATGTTGAACTCCTCTGGCGGCAAGCCACACGGGATGGGGTCTACAACATCGTAGGCATTCTCACCCATCCTCCAGACAACTCCACCGCACGCTCCATCGGCACGCAAATCCAGCAGGGATTTGATTACAACTTCACCCGCCATCTCAGCGGCTCCCTGGTCTATGAACATTTCTTCGCCGGCGAGTTCCTGAAGCAGAGTCCGCCCGGCCACAGCCTCAACTTTATCTCTCCGCAGCTGACTTGGAACTTCTAA
- a CDS encoding MarR family winged helix-turn-helix transcriptional regulator — translation MQGSQLGGDSAQGRPQGPTPEGSASLQLILSIGRAFKFVDDYVRPRMQKHGLTMTEFSVLMVLFHGGPTPLGELSERILLTGASTTYTVKKLEKRGLIARESRSEDRRIVMGIITEKGRVLARKIFPLHAKDLVEAMHHLSTEEKNAAAQLLRKLRGLAPNER, via the coding sequence ATGCAGGGATCTCAATTGGGCGGCGACTCCGCGCAGGGAAGGCCGCAGGGACCCACCCCGGAAGGGTCAGCGTCCCTACAGCTCATTCTTTCGATTGGCAGGGCATTCAAGTTTGTCGACGACTATGTTCGCCCGCGTATGCAGAAGCATGGGCTGACTATGACCGAATTCTCAGTACTGATGGTTCTATTTCACGGCGGACCAACGCCACTCGGTGAACTAAGCGAGAGGATTCTGCTCACGGGCGCGAGTACAACTTACACAGTGAAGAAGTTAGAGAAACGCGGGTTGATTGCGCGCGAATCGAGGAGCGAAGATAGGCGCATCGTGATGGGGATCATCACAGAAAAGGGCCGCGTGCTAGCGAGGAAGATCTTTCCTCTTCATGCAAAAGATCTGGTTGAGGCAATGCATCATCTTTCGACCGAAGAGAAGAACGCAGCAGCGCAATTGTTACGCAAGTTGCGTGGGCTAGCACCTAATGAGCGCTGA